A window of the Myxocyprinus asiaticus isolate MX2 ecotype Aquarium Trade chromosome 11, UBuf_Myxa_2, whole genome shotgun sequence genome harbors these coding sequences:
- the sec22a gene encoding vesicle-trafficking protein SEC22a isoform X1 codes for MSMVLFSSVVRVRDGLPLSASTDHEQDKGLQETKKHLKGLSKKLSQFPDRCSLRSGLYNINFTSSLGVGYLMVCTENYPSVLAFSFLDELQREFIVTYDTKRINSALRPFSFIEFDNFIRKTKQRYNSPRSLSTKINLADMQTEIKLRPPYQLSLEDIGSINGFSQHKQSKYKGIAPNQMLEPVTLPGIVACVLSVLCGALNLLRGVHAIESILQNDNEDFNYVIAFFLGTAACLYQCYMFAYFSVWRNIKSSLAFAMICLCNMYLYELRNIWQILFHVTVGAFFTLQIHLRRPQGKAPDYNV; via the exons ATGTCTATGGTCCTGTTTTCCTCTGTGGTGAGAGTGAGGGACGGTCTGCCTCTCTCTGCCTCCACGGACCATGAACAGGATAAAGGACTTCAGGAGACTAAGAAACATCTCAAGGGTCTATCCAAAAAACTCAGCCAGTTTCCAGATCGCTGCTCACTCAGATCTGGCCTGTACAACATCAA TTTCACAAGCTCTCTTGGAGTTGGGTATTTGATGGTCTGCACAGAGAACTATCCCAGTGTCCTGGCCTTCAGCTTCCTTGATGAACTTCAGAGAGAGTTCATTGTCACATATGACACCAAGCGGATCAACAGCGCTTTGAGGCCTTTCTCCTTCATTGAGTTCG ATAACTTCATCCGGAAAACCAAGCAACGTTACAATAGCCCACGTTCCCTCTCCACCAAGATTAATCTGGCTGACATGCAGACTGAGATTAAGCTCCGGCCTCCTTATCAGCTCTCCCTGGAGGACATTGGATCAATCAACGGCTTCTCACAACACAAGCAGTCTAAATATAAAGGCATAG CTCCTAATCAAATGCTGGAGCCTGTTACACTGCCAGGTATCGTCGCCTGTGTCTTAAGTGTCCTGTGTGGCGCTCTTAATTTGCTGCGGGGAGTCCATGCGATAgaaagcatattacag AATGACAATGAAGACTTTAATTACGTAATTGCTTTTTTCCTGGGGACTGCGGCCTGTTTGTATCAG TGTTACATGTTTGCCTACTTCTCCGTATGGAGGAACATCAAGTCATCCCTGGCCTTTGCCATGATCTGCCTGTGTAACATGTATCTGTATGAACTCCGTAACATATGGCAGATCCTCTTTCACGTGACAGTGGGAGCGTTCTTTACACTGCAGATCCACCTGAGACGACCACAGGGCAAAGCACCTGACTACAACGTTTGA
- the sec22a gene encoding vesicle-trafficking protein SEC22a isoform X2, with protein sequence MSMVLFSSVVRVRDGLPLSASTDHEQDKGLQETKKHLKGLSKKLSQFPDRCSLRSGLYNINFTSSLGVGYLMVCTENYPSVLAFSFLDELQREFIVTYDTKRINSALRPFSFIEFDNFIRKTKQRYNSPRSLSTKINLADMQTEIKLRPPYQLSLEDIGSINGFSQHKQSKYKGIAPNQMLEPVTLPGIVACVLSVLCGALNLLRGVHAIESILQNDNEDFNYVIAFFLGTAACLYQFPFFMHIATYWAGRSIYSKRFFSFIQQKKGVTCLPTSPYGGTSSHPWPLP encoded by the exons ATGTCTATGGTCCTGTTTTCCTCTGTGGTGAGAGTGAGGGACGGTCTGCCTCTCTCTGCCTCCACGGACCATGAACAGGATAAAGGACTTCAGGAGACTAAGAAACATCTCAAGGGTCTATCCAAAAAACTCAGCCAGTTTCCAGATCGCTGCTCACTCAGATCTGGCCTGTACAACATCAA TTTCACAAGCTCTCTTGGAGTTGGGTATTTGATGGTCTGCACAGAGAACTATCCCAGTGTCCTGGCCTTCAGCTTCCTTGATGAACTTCAGAGAGAGTTCATTGTCACATATGACACCAAGCGGATCAACAGCGCTTTGAGGCCTTTCTCCTTCATTGAGTTCG ATAACTTCATCCGGAAAACCAAGCAACGTTACAATAGCCCACGTTCCCTCTCCACCAAGATTAATCTGGCTGACATGCAGACTGAGATTAAGCTCCGGCCTCCTTATCAGCTCTCCCTGGAGGACATTGGATCAATCAACGGCTTCTCACAACACAAGCAGTCTAAATATAAAGGCATAG CTCCTAATCAAATGCTGGAGCCTGTTACACTGCCAGGTATCGTCGCCTGTGTCTTAAGTGTCCTGTGTGGCGCTCTTAATTTGCTGCGGGGAGTCCATGCGATAgaaagcatattacag AATGACAATGAAGACTTTAATTACGTAATTGCTTTTTTCCTGGGGACTGCGGCCTGTTTGTATCAG ttcccattcttcatgcatatcgccacctactgggcagggaggagtatttatagtaaaaggttcttttcttttattcagcagaagaaagg TGTTACATGTTTGCCTACTTCTCCGTATGGAGGAACATCAAGTCATCCCTGGCCTTTGCCATGA